In one Gadus morhua chromosome 7, gadMor3.0, whole genome shotgun sequence genomic region, the following are encoded:
- the npas2 gene encoding neuronal PAS domain-containing protein 2 isoform X2, whose translation MDSLSDFSGPCASSRREWDTSSCVDDLLEEDEKDRAKRASRNKSEKKRRDQFNVLIKELCTMLQVQGLPCKMDKSTILQRTIGFLQKQKDMSAQNDSCDVRQDWKPSFLSNEEFTQLMLEALDGFLVALTTDGNIIYVSDSVSSLIGHLPPDMVDQNILNFLPEREHSDVYKLLSSHMLSSDPASSDFLDSESHVEFCCHLARGNMDLKEPPVYEYVKFIGDFKFHNNVPTSSCNGLELALPRTLQSSLEEQLCLIATVRLVTPQFLKDLCNVQDPCDEFTSRHSLEWKFLFLDHRASPIIGYLPFEVLGTSGYDYYHVDDLELIAQCHKHLMQLGKGKSCYYRFLTKGQQWIWLQTHYYITYHQWNSKPEFIVCTHTVVSYAEVRAERRRAMGLEEMSPVELAPSSVKAQELYLDFCSTLDPPKERTSAPRSVSSRGSRKSSHLGLSDSASANSYTEPCTPSWQSTSIGTDNSTARLQPGGSKQQQPPQEQHQQPQPQTQPPQQQPQPPQQHQQQQPQQHQHPRPPAQQVQQVQQAQQVQQVQQVQQVQQPLLYQQQLPLVAQPQLGMMNHLKEQLEERTRILQADIKTQQQELHDIKEKLQLANFQVPPPQPQRSGRPLAQGSGVIRQNSGPPAKQQACHAPSANPLQVHQRLVRRGPVRTLSLPVQGSSSLGLPLYTNPMMFSSSARPLQDARHAHLDPADFSQDGQLRMLLNQPMQTLVPNNSVTPQTSQCNPGLSQTKYTVEQQLMGQSFTMQQVNCNAVLVPSPVFTSPFVIPHNSFITHQPQAAYQQPTQHAALQLQQPQQFFQMQTQGLLHSGSTPAFLHATNIPQQSTLGYIQQQPQQQQQQQQQQQQRLQQQQQQHSQNQPGSVSDFQNMLTR comes from the exons ATGGACAGCCTGTCAGACTTCAGCGGACCCTGCGCCTCCAGTCGCAGGGAATGGGA CACCAGCAGCTGTGTCGACGATTTactggaagaagatgaaaaGGACCGAGCAAAAAG GGCGTCCCGGAACAAGTCGGAGAAGAAGCGGCGGGACCAGTTCAACGTGCTCATCAAGGAGCTGTGCACCATGCTGCAGGTCCAGGGCCTGCCCTGCAAGATGGACAAGTCCACCATCCTGCAGAGGACCATCGGCTTCCTGCAGAAGCAGAAAG acatGTCGGCCCAGAACGACAGCTGTGACGTGAGGCAGGACTGGAAGCCGTCCTTCCTGAGCAACGAGGAGTTCACTCAGCTCATGCTGGAG GCTTTGGATGGCTTCCTGGTTGCCCTGACGACGGACGGAAATATCATCTACGTGTCAGACAGCGTCTCCTCTCTGATTGGACACCTACCG CCTGACATGGTGGACCAGAACATCCTGAACTTCCTGCCGGAGCGCGAGCACAGCGACGTCTACAAGCTGCTGTCCTCCCACATGCTGAGCTCCGACCCCGCCAGCTCGGACTTCCTCGACA gtgagTCTCATGTGGAGTTCTGCTGTCACCTGGCGAGAGGCAACATGGACCTGAAGGAGCCTCCAGTCTACGAGTACGTCAAGTTCATAGGAGACTTCAAGTTCCACAACAATG TGCCTACGTCCTCCTGTAACGGCCTGGAGCTGGCCTTACCCAGAACCCTCCAGTCCTCCCTGGAGGAGCAGCTGTGCCTCATCGCCACGGTGCGCCTGGTCACCCCTCAGTTCCTCAAG GATCTGTGCAACGTCCAAGACCCCTGTGACGAGTTCACGTCCAGACACAGTCTGGAGTGGAAGTTCCTGTTCCTGGATCACAG AGCGTCTCCCATCATCGGCTACCTCCCCTTCGAGGTGTTGGGGACGTCAGGCTACGACTACTACCACGTGGACGACCTGGAGCTCATAGCCCAGTGTCACAAGCACC tcaTGCAGTTGGGGAAGGGGAAGTCGTGCTACTACCGCTTCCTGACCAAAGGCCAGCAGTGGATCTGGCTGCAGACGCACTACTACATCACCTACCACCAGTGGAACTCCAAGCCCGAGTTCATCGTCTGCACGCACACCGTCGTCAG ctACGCGGAGGTGCGGGCGGAGAGGAGGCGAGCCATGGGTCTGGAGGAGATGTCCCCCGTGGAGCTGGCCCCCTCCTCTGTGAAG gCCCAGGAGCTGTACCTGGACTTCTGCTCCACCCTGGACCCTCCGAAGGAGCGTACCAGTGCGCCCCGGTCCGTCTCCTCCCGCGGCTCCAGGAAGTCCTCCCACCTGGGGCTGTCCGACTCCGCCT CCGCCAACTCGTACACAGAGCCCTGTACACCGTCGTGGCAGTCCACATCCATCGGGACGGATAACTCCACCGCCAGGCTGCAGCCCGGCGGTTCCAAG cagcagcaaccacCGCaagaacaacatcaacaaccacaaccacaaacacaaccaccacaacaacaacctcaaccaccacaacaacatcaacaacaacagccacaaCAACATCAGCATCCCAGACCACCAGCGcagcaggtgcagcaggtgcaGCAGGCGCAGCAGGTGCAGCAGGTACAGCAGGTACAGCAGGTGCAGCAGCCCCTGCTGTaccagcagcagctccccctGGTGGCGCAGCCTCAGCTGGGCATGATGAACCACCTGaaggagcagctggaggagaggaCCCGGATCCTGCAGGCGGACATCAAGACCCAGCAGCAGGAGCTCCACGACATCAAGGAGAAGCTACAGCTAGCCAACTTCCAG gtcccgcccccccagccGCAGCGATCCGGGCGACCCCTGgcccaggggtcaggggtcatacGTCAGAACTCCGGCCCGCCAGCCAAGCAGCAGGCCTGCCATGCCCCGTCGGCCAACCCCCTG CAGGTGCACCAGAGGCTGGTCCGGCGGGGCCCGGTGCGGACGCTGAGCCTCCCGGTGcagggcagcagcagcctgggCCTGCCGCTCTACACCAACCCCATGATGTTCTCCTCCAGCGCCCGGCCGCTGCAGGACGCGCGCCACGCCCACCTGGACCCCGCCGACTTCAGCCAGGACGGACAGCTACG GATGCTGCTGAACCAGCCCATGCAGACTCTGGTCCCcaacaacagtgtgaccccccAGACCTCCCAGTGTAACCCCGGACTCTCTCAGACCAA gtaCACGGTGGAGCAGCAGCTGATGGGCCAGTCCTTCACCATGCAGCAGGTCAACTGTAACGCCGTGCTGGTCCCCTCCCCCGTCTTCACCTCGCCCTTCGTCATCCCCCACAACAGCTTCATCACCCACCAGCCGCAGGCCGCCTACCAGCAGCCTACCCAGCATGCAGcgctgcagctgcagcagccccagcagttCTTTCAG ATGCAGACTCAGGGTCTGCTGCACAGCGGCTCCACGCCAGCCTTCCTGCACGCCACCAACATACCGCAGCAAAGCACCCTGGGATACATTCAGCAGCAGccgcaacagcaacaacaacaacaacaacaacaacaacagagactgcagcagcagcagcagcagcactcccAGAACCAGCCGGGCAGCGTGTCGGACTTCCAGAACATGCTGACACGGTAG
- the npas2 gene encoding neuronal PAS domain-containing protein 2 isoform X3 produces the protein MDSLSDFSGPCASSRREWDTSSCVDDLLEEDEKDRAKRASRNKSEKKRRDQFNVLIKELCTMLQVQGLPCKMDKSTILQRTIGFLQKQKDMSAQNDSCDVRQDWKPSFLSNEEFTQLMLEALDGFLVALTTDGNIIYVSDSVSSLIGHLPPDMVDQNILNFLPEREHSDVYKLLSSHMLSSDPASSDFLDSESHVEFCCHLARGNMDLKEPPVYEYVKFIGDFKFHNNVPTSSCNGLELALPRTLQSSLEEQLCLIATVRLVTPQFLKDLCNVQDPCDEFTSRHSLEWKFLFLDHRASPIIGYLPFEVLGTSGYDYYHVDDLELIAQCHKHLMQLGKGKSCYYRFLTKGQQWIWLQTHYYITYHQWNSKPEFIVCTHTVVSYAEVRAERRRAMGLEEMSPVELAPSSVKAQELYLDFCSTLDPPKERTSAPRSVSSRGSRKSSHLGLSDSASANSYTEPCTPSWQSTSIGTDNSTARLQPGGSKQQQPPQEQHQQPQPQTQPPQQQPQPPQQHQQQQPQQHQHPRPPAQQVQQVQQAQQVQQVQQVQQVQQPLLYQQQLPLVAQPQLGMMNHLKEQLEERTRILQADIKTQQQELHDIKEKLQLANFQMFLQPPIHTDFGQVPPPQPQRSGRPLAQGSGVIRQNSGPPAKQQACHAPSANPLQVHQRLVRRGPVRTLSLPVQGSSSLGLPLYTNPMMFSSSARPLQDARHAHLDPADFSQDGQLRMLLNQPMQTLVPNNSVTPQTSQCNPGLSQTKYTVEQQLILEHLDL, from the exons ATGGACAGCCTGTCAGACTTCAGCGGACCCTGCGCCTCCAGTCGCAGGGAATGGGA CACCAGCAGCTGTGTCGACGATTTactggaagaagatgaaaaGGACCGAGCAAAAAG GGCGTCCCGGAACAAGTCGGAGAAGAAGCGGCGGGACCAGTTCAACGTGCTCATCAAGGAGCTGTGCACCATGCTGCAGGTCCAGGGCCTGCCCTGCAAGATGGACAAGTCCACCATCCTGCAGAGGACCATCGGCTTCCTGCAGAAGCAGAAAG acatGTCGGCCCAGAACGACAGCTGTGACGTGAGGCAGGACTGGAAGCCGTCCTTCCTGAGCAACGAGGAGTTCACTCAGCTCATGCTGGAG GCTTTGGATGGCTTCCTGGTTGCCCTGACGACGGACGGAAATATCATCTACGTGTCAGACAGCGTCTCCTCTCTGATTGGACACCTACCG CCTGACATGGTGGACCAGAACATCCTGAACTTCCTGCCGGAGCGCGAGCACAGCGACGTCTACAAGCTGCTGTCCTCCCACATGCTGAGCTCCGACCCCGCCAGCTCGGACTTCCTCGACA gtgagTCTCATGTGGAGTTCTGCTGTCACCTGGCGAGAGGCAACATGGACCTGAAGGAGCCTCCAGTCTACGAGTACGTCAAGTTCATAGGAGACTTCAAGTTCCACAACAATG TGCCTACGTCCTCCTGTAACGGCCTGGAGCTGGCCTTACCCAGAACCCTCCAGTCCTCCCTGGAGGAGCAGCTGTGCCTCATCGCCACGGTGCGCCTGGTCACCCCTCAGTTCCTCAAG GATCTGTGCAACGTCCAAGACCCCTGTGACGAGTTCACGTCCAGACACAGTCTGGAGTGGAAGTTCCTGTTCCTGGATCACAG AGCGTCTCCCATCATCGGCTACCTCCCCTTCGAGGTGTTGGGGACGTCAGGCTACGACTACTACCACGTGGACGACCTGGAGCTCATAGCCCAGTGTCACAAGCACC tcaTGCAGTTGGGGAAGGGGAAGTCGTGCTACTACCGCTTCCTGACCAAAGGCCAGCAGTGGATCTGGCTGCAGACGCACTACTACATCACCTACCACCAGTGGAACTCCAAGCCCGAGTTCATCGTCTGCACGCACACCGTCGTCAG ctACGCGGAGGTGCGGGCGGAGAGGAGGCGAGCCATGGGTCTGGAGGAGATGTCCCCCGTGGAGCTGGCCCCCTCCTCTGTGAAG gCCCAGGAGCTGTACCTGGACTTCTGCTCCACCCTGGACCCTCCGAAGGAGCGTACCAGTGCGCCCCGGTCCGTCTCCTCCCGCGGCTCCAGGAAGTCCTCCCACCTGGGGCTGTCCGACTCCGCCT CCGCCAACTCGTACACAGAGCCCTGTACACCGTCGTGGCAGTCCACATCCATCGGGACGGATAACTCCACCGCCAGGCTGCAGCCCGGCGGTTCCAAG cagcagcaaccacCGCaagaacaacatcaacaaccacaaccacaaacacaaccaccacaacaacaacctcaaccaccacaacaacatcaacaacaacagccacaaCAACATCAGCATCCCAGACCACCAGCGcagcaggtgcagcaggtgcaGCAGGCGCAGCAGGTGCAGCAGGTACAGCAGGTACAGCAGGTGCAGCAGCCCCTGCTGTaccagcagcagctccccctGGTGGCGCAGCCTCAGCTGGGCATGATGAACCACCTGaaggagcagctggaggagaggaCCCGGATCCTGCAGGCGGACATCAAGACCCAGCAGCAGGAGCTCCACGACATCAAGGAGAAGCTACAGCTAGCCAACTTCCAG ATGTTTTTACAGCCACCTATCCACACTGACTTTGGCcaggtcccgcccccccagccGCAGCGATCCGGGCGACCCCTGgcccaggggtcaggggtcatacGTCAGAACTCCGGCCCGCCAGCCAAGCAGCAGGCCTGCCATGCCCCGTCGGCCAACCCCCTG CAGGTGCACCAGAGGCTGGTCCGGCGGGGCCCGGTGCGGACGCTGAGCCTCCCGGTGcagggcagcagcagcctgggCCTGCCGCTCTACACCAACCCCATGATGTTCTCCTCCAGCGCCCGGCCGCTGCAGGACGCGCGCCACGCCCACCTGGACCCCGCCGACTTCAGCCAGGACGGACAGCTACG GATGCTGCTGAACCAGCCCATGCAGACTCTGGTCCCcaacaacagtgtgaccccccAGACCTCCCAGTGTAACCCCGGACTCTCTCAGACCAA gtaCACGGTGGAGCAGCAGCTGATCCTAGAAcaccttgacctctga
- the npas2 gene encoding neuronal PAS domain-containing protein 2 isoform X1, whose amino-acid sequence MDSLSDFSGPCASSRREWDTSSCVDDLLEEDEKDRAKRASRNKSEKKRRDQFNVLIKELCTMLQVQGLPCKMDKSTILQRTIGFLQKQKDMSAQNDSCDVRQDWKPSFLSNEEFTQLMLEALDGFLVALTTDGNIIYVSDSVSSLIGHLPPDMVDQNILNFLPEREHSDVYKLLSSHMLSSDPASSDFLDSESHVEFCCHLARGNMDLKEPPVYEYVKFIGDFKFHNNVPTSSCNGLELALPRTLQSSLEEQLCLIATVRLVTPQFLKDLCNVQDPCDEFTSRHSLEWKFLFLDHRASPIIGYLPFEVLGTSGYDYYHVDDLELIAQCHKHLMQLGKGKSCYYRFLTKGQQWIWLQTHYYITYHQWNSKPEFIVCTHTVVSYAEVRAERRRAMGLEEMSPVELAPSSVKAQELYLDFCSTLDPPKERTSAPRSVSSRGSRKSSHLGLSDSASANSYTEPCTPSWQSTSIGTDNSTARLQPGGSKQQQPPQEQHQQPQPQTQPPQQQPQPPQQHQQQQPQQHQHPRPPAQQVQQVQQAQQVQQVQQVQQVQQPLLYQQQLPLVAQPQLGMMNHLKEQLEERTRILQADIKTQQQELHDIKEKLQLANFQMFLQPPIHTDFGQVPPPQPQRSGRPLAQGSGVIRQNSGPPAKQQACHAPSANPLQVHQRLVRRGPVRTLSLPVQGSSSLGLPLYTNPMMFSSSARPLQDARHAHLDPADFSQDGQLRMLLNQPMQTLVPNNSVTPQTSQCNPGLSQTKYTVEQQLMGQSFTMQQVNCNAVLVPSPVFTSPFVIPHNSFITHQPQAAYQQPTQHAALQLQQPQQFFQMQTQGLLHSGSTPAFLHATNIPQQSTLGYIQQQPQQQQQQQQQQQQRLQQQQQQHSQNQPGSVSDFQNMLTR is encoded by the exons ATGGACAGCCTGTCAGACTTCAGCGGACCCTGCGCCTCCAGTCGCAGGGAATGGGA CACCAGCAGCTGTGTCGACGATTTactggaagaagatgaaaaGGACCGAGCAAAAAG GGCGTCCCGGAACAAGTCGGAGAAGAAGCGGCGGGACCAGTTCAACGTGCTCATCAAGGAGCTGTGCACCATGCTGCAGGTCCAGGGCCTGCCCTGCAAGATGGACAAGTCCACCATCCTGCAGAGGACCATCGGCTTCCTGCAGAAGCAGAAAG acatGTCGGCCCAGAACGACAGCTGTGACGTGAGGCAGGACTGGAAGCCGTCCTTCCTGAGCAACGAGGAGTTCACTCAGCTCATGCTGGAG GCTTTGGATGGCTTCCTGGTTGCCCTGACGACGGACGGAAATATCATCTACGTGTCAGACAGCGTCTCCTCTCTGATTGGACACCTACCG CCTGACATGGTGGACCAGAACATCCTGAACTTCCTGCCGGAGCGCGAGCACAGCGACGTCTACAAGCTGCTGTCCTCCCACATGCTGAGCTCCGACCCCGCCAGCTCGGACTTCCTCGACA gtgagTCTCATGTGGAGTTCTGCTGTCACCTGGCGAGAGGCAACATGGACCTGAAGGAGCCTCCAGTCTACGAGTACGTCAAGTTCATAGGAGACTTCAAGTTCCACAACAATG TGCCTACGTCCTCCTGTAACGGCCTGGAGCTGGCCTTACCCAGAACCCTCCAGTCCTCCCTGGAGGAGCAGCTGTGCCTCATCGCCACGGTGCGCCTGGTCACCCCTCAGTTCCTCAAG GATCTGTGCAACGTCCAAGACCCCTGTGACGAGTTCACGTCCAGACACAGTCTGGAGTGGAAGTTCCTGTTCCTGGATCACAG AGCGTCTCCCATCATCGGCTACCTCCCCTTCGAGGTGTTGGGGACGTCAGGCTACGACTACTACCACGTGGACGACCTGGAGCTCATAGCCCAGTGTCACAAGCACC tcaTGCAGTTGGGGAAGGGGAAGTCGTGCTACTACCGCTTCCTGACCAAAGGCCAGCAGTGGATCTGGCTGCAGACGCACTACTACATCACCTACCACCAGTGGAACTCCAAGCCCGAGTTCATCGTCTGCACGCACACCGTCGTCAG ctACGCGGAGGTGCGGGCGGAGAGGAGGCGAGCCATGGGTCTGGAGGAGATGTCCCCCGTGGAGCTGGCCCCCTCCTCTGTGAAG gCCCAGGAGCTGTACCTGGACTTCTGCTCCACCCTGGACCCTCCGAAGGAGCGTACCAGTGCGCCCCGGTCCGTCTCCTCCCGCGGCTCCAGGAAGTCCTCCCACCTGGGGCTGTCCGACTCCGCCT CCGCCAACTCGTACACAGAGCCCTGTACACCGTCGTGGCAGTCCACATCCATCGGGACGGATAACTCCACCGCCAGGCTGCAGCCCGGCGGTTCCAAG cagcagcaaccacCGCaagaacaacatcaacaaccacaaccacaaacacaaccaccacaacaacaacctcaaccaccacaacaacatcaacaacaacagccacaaCAACATCAGCATCCCAGACCACCAGCGcagcaggtgcagcaggtgcaGCAGGCGCAGCAGGTGCAGCAGGTACAGCAGGTACAGCAGGTGCAGCAGCCCCTGCTGTaccagcagcagctccccctGGTGGCGCAGCCTCAGCTGGGCATGATGAACCACCTGaaggagcagctggaggagaggaCCCGGATCCTGCAGGCGGACATCAAGACCCAGCAGCAGGAGCTCCACGACATCAAGGAGAAGCTACAGCTAGCCAACTTCCAG ATGTTTTTACAGCCACCTATCCACACTGACTTTGGCcaggtcccgcccccccagccGCAGCGATCCGGGCGACCCCTGgcccaggggtcaggggtcatacGTCAGAACTCCGGCCCGCCAGCCAAGCAGCAGGCCTGCCATGCCCCGTCGGCCAACCCCCTG CAGGTGCACCAGAGGCTGGTCCGGCGGGGCCCGGTGCGGACGCTGAGCCTCCCGGTGcagggcagcagcagcctgggCCTGCCGCTCTACACCAACCCCATGATGTTCTCCTCCAGCGCCCGGCCGCTGCAGGACGCGCGCCACGCCCACCTGGACCCCGCCGACTTCAGCCAGGACGGACAGCTACG GATGCTGCTGAACCAGCCCATGCAGACTCTGGTCCCcaacaacagtgtgaccccccAGACCTCCCAGTGTAACCCCGGACTCTCTCAGACCAA gtaCACGGTGGAGCAGCAGCTGATGGGCCAGTCCTTCACCATGCAGCAGGTCAACTGTAACGCCGTGCTGGTCCCCTCCCCCGTCTTCACCTCGCCCTTCGTCATCCCCCACAACAGCTTCATCACCCACCAGCCGCAGGCCGCCTACCAGCAGCCTACCCAGCATGCAGcgctgcagctgcagcagccccagcagttCTTTCAG ATGCAGACTCAGGGTCTGCTGCACAGCGGCTCCACGCCAGCCTTCCTGCACGCCACCAACATACCGCAGCAAAGCACCCTGGGATACATTCAGCAGCAGccgcaacagcaacaacaacaacaacaacaacaacaacagagactgcagcagcagcagcagcagcactcccAGAACCAGCCGGGCAGCGTGTCGGACTTCCAGAACATGCTGACACGGTAG